A DNA window from Pontiella agarivorans contains the following coding sequences:
- a CDS encoding ABC transporter ATP-binding protein translates to MIKRFIAFYGPHKPLFALDLSMAFVRALCAILIPLVTKHLFEMQKASGAEIAGIVALLMALVAVLAFSAFNNIKWGHVLGTRIETDMRGVLFRHLQKLSFSYFDRTKTGHIMSRLSNDLFTISEVAHHVPEDIFLAVITISGAFICMFWMNPLLAIIALIPIPLMIISGILFQKRFRKNVRAMRRRVADINANIENSIQGIREVKSFAGEQHAVTQFDEVNHDFRESKETMYHTMAAFHSTMMGLIHFHEILITVTGAVMVFNEIASISDVLVFLMFARFMNKPIDRMVNFVEQFGQGAASFERFTEIMDIEPDIQDRPNPVEPASVKGAIQINDLSFAYYGNDALVLKKISMNITSGQTVALVGESGAGKSTIAALIPRFYEACEGSISIDGVNVLDLRQQFLREQIGIVQQSPFLFDTTIRDNILFGNRDASEEEMMAAARQANILDFIESLPDGFDALVGEHGVKLSGGQKQRISIARVFLKNPPILIFDEATSALDTESEQLIQEAMERLCKDRTTIIIAHRLSTVKHADTIFVLRNGEVVENGSHAALTELKGYYHMLYTKSLF, encoded by the coding sequence ATGATCAAACGCTTCATCGCCTTTTACGGGCCGCACAAACCCCTGTTTGCGCTCGATCTGTCGATGGCGTTTGTTCGTGCGCTGTGTGCGATTCTGATTCCGCTGGTCACCAAACACCTGTTTGAGATGCAGAAGGCATCCGGCGCGGAAATCGCCGGCATCGTGGCGCTGCTGATGGCCCTGGTGGCCGTGCTGGCGTTTTCGGCATTCAATAACATCAAGTGGGGTCATGTGCTGGGAACGCGTATCGAAACTGATATGCGCGGCGTACTCTTCCGTCACCTGCAGAAACTCTCTTTCAGTTATTTTGACCGAACCAAGACGGGACATATTATGTCCCGTCTGAGCAACGACCTCTTTACCATCTCGGAGGTTGCGCACCATGTCCCTGAGGATATCTTCCTCGCCGTGATCACCATCAGCGGTGCCTTCATCTGCATGTTCTGGATGAATCCGCTGCTCGCCATCATCGCACTGATTCCCATCCCGCTGATGATCATCAGCGGCATTCTGTTCCAGAAACGTTTCCGAAAAAATGTTCGTGCCATGCGCCGTCGCGTAGCCGACATCAATGCCAACATCGAAAACTCGATTCAGGGCATTCGTGAAGTGAAATCCTTCGCCGGTGAACAGCACGCGGTGACCCAGTTCGACGAGGTAAACCACGATTTCCGGGAATCCAAGGAAACCATGTATCACACCATGGCCGCCTTTCACTCCACCATGATGGGGCTGATCCATTTTCACGAGATTCTCATCACCGTCACCGGCGCTGTCATGGTTTTCAATGAAATCGCATCCATTTCCGATGTACTCGTTTTCCTCATGTTTGCCCGCTTCATGAACAAGCCGATCGACCGGATGGTCAATTTTGTTGAACAGTTCGGTCAGGGTGCGGCCTCATTCGAACGTTTTACCGAAATCATGGATATCGAGCCCGACATCCAGGACCGCCCGAATCCCGTCGAACCCGCATCCGTCAAAGGGGCCATCCAGATCAACGATCTCAGTTTCGCCTACTACGGCAACGATGCGCTGGTCCTGAAAAAGATCTCAATGAACATCACCTCCGGACAAACCGTTGCACTCGTCGGCGAATCCGGCGCCGGAAAATCAACCATTGCTGCTCTCATTCCCCGTTTTTATGAGGCCTGCGAGGGATCCATTTCGATTGACGGCGTGAATGTGCTCGATCTTCGCCAGCAGTTCCTGCGCGAACAGATCGGCATTGTTCAGCAGTCGCCCTTCCTCTTCGACACCACCATTCGCGACAACATTCTCTTCGGCAACCGCGATGCATCAGAAGAGGAAATGATGGCCGCAGCCCGCCAGGCCAACATTCTTGATTTCATCGAATCCCTGCCCGACGGCTTCGACGCCCTGGTCGGCGAGCACGGAGTCAAACTGTCCGGCGGCCAGAAACAGCGCATTTCCATTGCCCGCGTTTTTCTGAAAAATCCGCCGATCCTGATTTTTGATGAAGCCACCTCGGCCCTCGACACCGAATCCGAACAGCTGATTCAGGAAGCCATGGAACGTCTTTGCAAAGACCGTACGACCATCATTATCGCCCACCGTCTCTCCACCGTAAAACATGCCGACACCATCTTCGTGCTGCGTAACGGCGAAGTGGTTGAAAACGGAAGCCATGCAGCACTGACCGAACTTAAAGGCTATTACCACATGCTTTACACCAAAAGTCTTTTCTAG
- the acnB gene encoding bifunctional aconitate hydratase 2/2-methylisocitrate dehydratase, which yields MSLFFDEYYAHVEERAKEGIPPLALSKEQTEQVIDLLKNPPAGKEDELVALIIDRVNPGVDPAAQVKAEFLFKVAHGEESTPLIAPERAVELLGTMVGGYNLDGLIKLVEEQGALAVSAATALKNMVLSVNRFDDVKALADAGNDVAKDIITSWANGEWFTSLPEIDEEIETVIYKVDGEINTDDFSPASFAFTRADIPLHSNCMGGSLFPDGPQEIAKLKEENNLPVTFVGDVVGTGSSRKSACNSLIWHIGNDIPCIPNKRRGGLIIGSTIAPIFFNTAEDSGAFPIQTDVSELTTGKVIKVYPVKGLITDADGAELTTFPVKPDTILDEFRAGGRVPLIIGKQLTEKAREALGMSSIDESGIFVVPDNPKPKEGQGYTLAQKMVGKACGVDGILPGTACLPKMTTVGSQDTTGPMTAGEITELACLKFNADLVMQSFCHTAAYPKPTDVITHATLPDYIMNRGGVALRPGDGIIHSWLNRLLIPDTVGTGGDSHTRFPLGISFPAGSGLVAFAAALGVMPLDMPESVLVRFKGELQPGVTLRDIVNAIPYQAIQDGLMTVEKKNKKNVFAGRILEMEGLPKLKVEQAFELTDAAAERSAAAAAIKLDREPIEEYLNSNITLMEEMIKGGYGDAETLKKRIADVKDWLANGELMEADANAEYAAVIEIDLNEIKEPILACPNDPDDVKKLSDVQGAKVDDVFIGSCMTNIGHFRAAGEVLDGQGFANVLLWVCPPTKMDEKQLIKEGYYSKFSAAGARMEIPGCSLCMGNQARVKDGVTVFSTSTRNFNNRMGKDAQVYLGSAELAAVVALKGELPSPQEYVDIVSPKLEGRTDEIYRYLNFDQMTEFSV from the coding sequence ATGAGCCTATTTTTTGACGAATATTATGCCCACGTTGAAGAGCGTGCAAAAGAGGGAATTCCCCCGCTTGCGCTCAGCAAAGAGCAGACTGAGCAGGTGATTGATCTGCTGAAAAATCCGCCGGCCGGGAAAGAAGACGAGCTGGTCGCGCTGATTATCGATCGCGTGAATCCCGGCGTTGACCCCGCAGCCCAGGTGAAAGCCGAGTTTCTTTTCAAGGTTGCGCACGGTGAAGAATCCACTCCGTTGATTGCCCCTGAACGGGCAGTTGAGCTGCTGGGAACCATGGTCGGCGGCTATAACCTTGACGGACTTATTAAGCTGGTGGAAGAGCAGGGTGCACTTGCTGTTTCCGCCGCCACGGCGCTGAAAAATATGGTGCTTTCGGTAAACCGTTTCGATGACGTCAAAGCGCTGGCCGATGCCGGCAACGATGTGGCGAAAGATATTATTACATCCTGGGCGAATGGGGAGTGGTTCACTTCGCTGCCGGAAATTGATGAAGAGATAGAAACGGTCATTTATAAGGTCGACGGCGAAATCAATACCGATGATTTTTCACCTGCGTCGTTTGCGTTCACCCGCGCCGATATTCCGTTGCACTCGAACTGCATGGGCGGTTCGCTCTTTCCCGACGGCCCGCAGGAAATTGCGAAACTGAAAGAAGAAAACAACCTGCCGGTCACTTTTGTGGGTGATGTGGTCGGAACGGGATCTTCCCGAAAATCAGCCTGCAACTCGCTGATCTGGCACATCGGCAATGACATTCCGTGCATTCCGAACAAACGCCGCGGCGGCCTTATTATCGGCAGCACCATCGCCCCGATTTTCTTCAATACCGCGGAGGACTCCGGAGCCTTCCCGATTCAGACCGACGTTTCAGAGCTGACGACCGGAAAAGTGATTAAGGTTTATCCGGTCAAAGGGCTGATCACCGATGCCGACGGCGCTGAACTCACGACCTTCCCGGTTAAACCTGATACCATTCTGGACGAGTTCCGTGCCGGTGGTCGTGTTCCGCTGATTATCGGAAAACAGCTGACCGAAAAAGCACGGGAAGCGCTCGGAATGAGCTCAATCGATGAATCCGGTATTTTTGTGGTTCCGGACAATCCGAAGCCGAAAGAGGGCCAGGGTTATACTCTTGCTCAGAAAATGGTCGGTAAAGCCTGCGGCGTTGACGGCATTCTGCCGGGCACAGCCTGTCTGCCGAAAATGACCACCGTCGGATCTCAGGATACCACCGGCCCGATGACCGCCGGCGAGATTACCGAACTGGCCTGCCTGAAATTCAATGCTGATCTCGTAATGCAGTCGTTCTGCCATACGGCGGCCTATCCGAAACCGACGGATGTCATTACGCATGCCACGCTGCCGGATTATATCATGAACCGCGGCGGAGTTGCGCTGCGTCCGGGCGACGGGATTATTCACTCCTGGCTCAACCGCCTGCTGATTCCCGACACCGTCGGAACCGGAGGCGATTCACATACCCGTTTCCCGCTGGGCATCTCTTTCCCGGCCGGCTCCGGTCTGGTCGCCTTTGCGGCCGCGCTCGGCGTGATGCCGCTGGATATGCCGGAATCGGTGCTGGTTCGATTCAAAGGAGAGCTGCAGCCGGGCGTGACGTTGCGTGACATTGTAAACGCCATTCCCTATCAGGCCATTCAGGACGGTCTGATGACGGTTGAGAAAAAGAATAAAAAGAATGTCTTTGCCGGGCGTATTCTCGAAATGGAAGGGCTGCCGAAGCTGAAGGTCGAACAGGCTTTCGAGCTGACCGACGCTGCCGCCGAACGCTCTGCCGCCGCTGCTGCGATCAAACTGGACCGCGAGCCGATTGAGGAATATCTGAATTCCAACATCACGCTGATGGAAGAGATGATCAAGGGCGGTTACGGTGATGCTGAAACGCTGAAAAAACGCATTGCCGATGTGAAGGACTGGCTGGCTAACGGTGAACTGATGGAAGCTGACGCGAATGCGGAATATGCCGCCGTCATTGAAATTGATCTCAATGAAATCAAGGAGCCTATTCTTGCGTGTCCGAATGATCCGGACGACGTGAAAAAACTGTCCGATGTTCAGGGCGCGAAGGTCGACGATGTATTCATCGGAAGCTGCATGACCAACATCGGCCACTTCCGTGCCGCCGGCGAGGTGCTGGACGGTCAGGGATTCGCCAATGTGCTGCTATGGGTCTGTCCGCCGACCAAGATGGATGAAAAACAGCTGATCAAGGAAGGCTATTATTCCAAGTTCAGCGCCGCCGGCGCCCGTATGGAAATTCCGGGTTGTTCGCTTTGTATGGGCAATCAGGCGCGCGTAAAGGACGGGGTGACGGTGTTCTCGACCTCCACCCGGAACTTTAACAACCGCATGGGTAAAGACGCGCAGGTTTATCTCGGTTCTGCTGAGCTCGCTGCTGTTGTGGCGCTGAAGGGTGAACTGCCGAGCCCGCAGGAATATGTCGATATCGTCAGCCCGAAACTGGAAGGCCGGACGGATGAAATCTACCGGTATCTGAACTTCGATCAGATGACAGAGTTTTCCGTGTAG
- the pyk gene encoding pyruvate kinase: protein MLKKQTKIICTIAGNRCEEDFLRKLHKAGMNVARLNTAHISTVEADLMVQRIRSVSKDIGILIDTKGPEVRTSGMGNEILELCTGDIIEIGDKIQPENGFMVNYEEFVNDVPIGSDVLIDDGEIRLTVIEKKADLVVCRAENNGVIKNNKSVNIPNVELGLPALTEKDAEFIDWATRSEIEFIAHSFVRNRDDVMAIQSILDMRKSPIKIIAKIENREGVDNLESILDVAHAVMVARGDLGIEIPAEEVPIIQKQMIKTCIRRIKPVITATQMLHTMIDNPRATRAEVSDVANAIYDGTDAVMLSGETAYGKYPVEAVTTMAEIARRVEDQKEDLVRKKLHIVQQSEEMRPRNHIARSAVSISANLPAKAIITSTKSGDTAMVCGSYRGKTPIYALSASARTVRELSLCYGIYARQIEIPASTSELVKSSVQMLLNEGYFEKDDLIMFIGGGQIYSSHTNFLQVETPATLLSS from the coding sequence AACACCGCCCACATCTCAACGGTTGAAGCGGACCTCATGGTCCAGCGAATCCGTTCCGTTTCGAAAGATATTGGTATCCTGATTGATACCAAAGGGCCCGAAGTCAGAACCTCGGGCATGGGCAACGAAATCCTTGAACTCTGCACCGGTGACATCATCGAAATCGGCGATAAAATACAGCCGGAAAACGGATTCATGGTGAATTACGAAGAATTCGTGAACGACGTACCGATCGGTAGCGATGTCCTCATTGATGACGGTGAGATCCGGCTGACCGTAATCGAGAAAAAAGCCGATCTGGTGGTCTGCCGCGCCGAAAACAACGGCGTCATTAAAAACAACAAAAGCGTAAATATCCCGAACGTTGAGCTGGGCCTTCCGGCACTCACCGAAAAGGATGCAGAATTTATCGACTGGGCCACGCGCTCAGAAATCGAATTTATTGCTCACTCGTTTGTACGCAACCGCGATGACGTGATGGCGATTCAAAGCATTCTAGACATGCGGAAAAGCCCCATCAAAATTATCGCGAAAATTGAAAACCGCGAAGGGGTAGACAATCTGGAATCCATTCTCGATGTAGCCCACGCAGTGATGGTCGCCCGCGGCGACCTCGGCATTGAAATCCCGGCCGAAGAAGTCCCGATTATCCAGAAGCAGATGATCAAAACCTGCATCCGCCGCATCAAGCCGGTAATCACCGCCACACAGATGCTGCACACCATGATCGATAATCCGCGCGCCACCCGCGCCGAAGTATCCGATGTAGCCAACGCTATTTACGATGGTACCGACGCCGTCATGCTTTCCGGCGAAACCGCTTATGGTAAATATCCGGTTGAAGCCGTAACCACCATGGCCGAAATCGCCCGACGGGTGGAAGATCAGAAAGAAGATCTCGTTCGGAAAAAACTTCACATTGTGCAGCAGTCGGAAGAAATGCGCCCCCGCAACCACATTGCACGTTCGGCCGTTTCGATTTCCGCCAACCTGCCCGCCAAAGCAATTATTACCAGCACCAAGTCCGGCGATACCGCCATGGTCTGCGGCTCCTATCGCGGAAAAACCCCGATTTATGCGTTGTCCGCCAGCGCCCGCACGGTACGCGAACTTTCGCTCTGCTACGGCATCTACGCCCGCCAGATCGAAATTCCGGCCAGCACAAGCGAACTCGTGAAATCCAGTGTGCAGATGCTGCTAAATGAAGGCTATTTTGAAAAAGATGACCTCATCATGTTCATCGGCGGCGGACAGATCTATTCTTCGCATACAAACTTTCTGCAGGTGGAAACCCCCGCCACATTGCTCTCATCGTAA
- a CDS encoding pyrimidine/purine nucleoside phosphorylase, translating to MSEFNNVTVVREANVYFGGKVTSRTVIFEDGKKKTLGFMLAGEYSFDTGAAEIMEMIGGAMDVKLPGSDDWKTFKAGESFEVPADSKFDLVVKEYADYCCAYLEDGLPAC from the coding sequence ATGTCAGAATTTAATAATGTAACGGTCGTGCGCGAAGCAAATGTCTATTTCGGTGGAAAAGTGACCAGTCGCACCGTTATTTTTGAAGATGGAAAAAAGAAGACGCTCGGCTTTATGCTGGCCGGAGAATACTCTTTCGACACCGGTGCGGCGGAAATCATGGAAATGATCGGCGGGGCGATGGATGTAAAACTACCGGGTTCCGACGATTGGAAAACGTTTAAAGCCGGAGAATCTTTCGAGGTTCCGGCAGATTCAAAATTTGATTTGGTGGTCAAGGAATATGCCGACTATTGCTGCGCCTATCTCGAAGACGGATTGCCGGCCTGCTGA